A window of the Tunturibacter empetritectus genome harbors these coding sequences:
- a CDS encoding ferritin-like domain-containing protein, whose amino-acid sequence MGGNTVRSIGQIARLQRVADNDVDFVTPADMLSELHEEEKALVLRMRAVHTLCEEAGDIASAGLLENWIDQVQRRGWFLFEATRSA is encoded by the coding sequence ATCGGTGGAAATACCGTAAGATCAATCGGACAAATCGCTCGTCTACAAAGGGTCGCCGACAATGATGTTGACTTCGTCACCCCAGCCGACATGTTGAGCGAGCTTCATGAAGAAGAGAAAGCATTGGTCTTGCGAATGCGCGCTGTCCACACGCTCTGTGAGGAAGCGGGTGATATAGCTTCAGCCGGCCTTCTCGAGAACTGGATCGACCAGGTCCAACGGCGTGGGTGGTTTCTATTCGAAGCGACTCGCAGTGCGTAG